In Moorella sp. Hama-1, a single genomic region encodes these proteins:
- a CDS encoding energy-coupling factor ABC transporter substrate-binding protein, with amino-acid sequence MSTTQKNFLLFLMVILLAVVPFFLHRGAEFAGADDRAAEAITQIRPDYHPWFKPVWEPPSGEVETFLFAAQAAIGSGIVCYFLGYSKGKKQREQK; translated from the coding sequence GTGAGTACCACTCAGAAGAATTTTTTGCTGTTCCTTATGGTTATCCTCCTGGCCGTAGTGCCCTTTTTCCTCCATCGCGGTGCGGAATTCGCCGGCGCCGACGACCGGGCGGCGGAGGCCATTACCCAGATTCGACCCGATTATCACCCCTGGTTCAAACCAGTTTGGGAGCCCCCCAGCGGGGAAGTAGAGACCTTCCTTTTTGCCGCCCAAGCAGCCATCGGCAGCGGTATTGTTTGCTACTTTCTGGGCTATAGCAAGGGGAAGAAACAGCGGGAGCAGAAGTAG